The Desulfosoma sp. DNA window GATGGGGAAGGGTAATTTTCTGGAGGGACGGGGGGTGAATGCGGCCACGTCACCAGTGCTTGTAGGGGCGGACCTGTGTGTCCGCCCCTGAGCGTCCGCCGGAGGGAAGGTTTTCGGGGCGGATGCGTAGGGCCGCCTCTACAGACGAATGGGCTGTATGTTGGCGTTGCCCATGGCCTCACGCCATACACAGCCACCCCTACAGATGAATGGGCTGTATCCTTGAGTATCCGCCCGGTTCAAAGGATCAATAGGCTTTATGGAGCACACACGGCGGATCCTACGGGTTCACGTCTTCGGGATTAAAAACATGGCGCCGTTGTTGATGCCAAAGGCGGCGAGGCTTTCCAATAGGTCCATGGGCACATCCGATTCCCGAAGCCGTATAGGCAGCCCGGAAAACCCATGAACACGCCCTTGAAACTCCCGAAGCCTCTCGAGGTCGGAAAAAGCCATGCCCGCACAACAGGCGGCATTGGCGAAAGTCGGCCTTCGCGCCGTGTCGGAATCGTCTTGGAAAACCTGAGGCAGAATTTGAACGATCAGGGATCAGTCGGACGGCGGTCCAGGCCTAGGCATCCCTCTAATCGGCAACCCCGTTTGGGGAAGCGAAACAAAAGTCATTCCTAAAGGACCGCCGCAAGAACAAAAGGCGACAGGTTGTGTCAAGGGGAATTTGGTCAGTCTCGGCTTTCAATGCGTGGCCTCTCATATGTTTTCCTTGTGCTTTCTGAACCAAAGGGCGACGATGTGAGCCAATTGCTCGGTCATGTCCACGATGCGGGGTCCAGCTCGACAGGTCAACGCACACGGGAACACAAACACCGAGCCTCTGCGTATCGCAGAACAGAATTGCCAAAGGGGATCGTGCTTTAGCAGAGTTTTGATGCTCGGTTCGCAAAAAAAGATGATATCGGGATTCCAAGCGACCACCTGCTCAGGTGATACCTTTTCGTAGGCTGCAGCCCCGTCTTCCAAGAAAGGTATACCCCCGGCCCGTTGAATCACATCGTATTGAAAAGCGCCAGGTCCTACCGTGATCAGAGGGTGCCATTGCATGATGCGAAGGATCTTCGGACGCAAGGTCTTTGGAAGAAGGCTTGTTTGATGATCCACAACCCGAAGGCGGGCCCGAAGATGTTCCAGCAATCGAGCGCCGTCTTTGGGCTTTTGCAGACACTTCGCCAATGCCATCATGGCCGTCAGGGAAGCTTCCACCGTGGGCGGATCGCTATGAAACACCGAAAGACCTCGATCCTGCAGCCAAAGAGCCATTTCCTTCTGATGCCCACCAAAGGTGCATACCAAATCCGGCCGGTCTCGACTCAAAGCGTAAAGATCAGGCGAAGCCCAACTGCCATAAGTGGGTAGACGGCGCACTTGTTCGGGAAAATCACAGTCTTCGGTAACCCCTGTCAGCAGGTTCAGGGCCCCGAGAAACGCAATGGTTTCTGTGGCGGTGGGGGCAAGGGAAACGACTCGCATAAGGTCCCTTCGTGCCTTTTTGCGTTCACTGCTGAATGGCCATGAAAAAAACCATCCCTTGTGGTATGGTGGCTGAGGTTTGAGGGGGGAAATCTGAGGCCGCCCTTCTTTTCAAGTGACAATGAGACGCCGAGGTATGGCAAGTTCTCGGAAAAGCGCCCTTTCTGGAACATCCCATGCCGCATGGAAATGACCCATGGGCCCTTTATCCATAGCACAAAACCTCGAAGTTTGTCGATCCACGTGTGTTCGAATGCCAGGTTCTGGAAGATCTGAAAGGTTTTCAAGGTTCCGCTTAAACTCGATAAAAGATGCGAGGTGACACGGAAGCGATGGCGCAGTGGCTGGATTTCTACGCAGGTTCAAGCATCTTGGAAATGATTCGGGACGAAGGGCTTCGATGGGAACGCATTCAGGGGATGCTCGGGGCTGCTGGAGGTCCCAAATGGCTGATTCTCTGTGGATTGGATCGCGTGCTCTGCCGCCATTGGCTTCCTCATGCCGAAACCCCTTTGGATTTTCTCGGAGCCAGCATTGGAGCCTGGCGTTTTGCCGCCTATTGCCAGAAAGATCCCGCAGCAGCCTTGGATCGATTTTTGGAAGCGTACCGAAGCCAGTCCTACAGCATGCACCCGACGCCTCAGGAGGTGACTCGAGTCCTCGGTGGCGTGCTAAGATCCTTTGTGGGTCATGAGGAGGCTCGGGACATCGCTTTCCAGAAAAAGCGTCGTCTTCACATTGTAACGATGCGTGGCCGAGGTTTATTGAACAGCCGGGCCACCTTTTCGGTGGCTCTGGGGCTTGCCGCAGCCTCGATGAGTAATGCCGTAGACCGAGCTTGGCTTCATGGATTTTTTGAACGAATCCTTTTTGCGCCTCCAGAAAGCCGTCTCTTGCGGCACTTGGACAAGAGCCTTTGGGCTTATCGTCTTGTGCCTTTGCAACCCGAGAACGTGATTCCGGCGCTTTTGGCATCCGGATCCATTCCGCTCCTTATGGAACCCGTCTTGGATATTCCAAAAGCACCTTCTGGGGTTTACTGGGACGGCGGGCTGATGGACTACCATGTCACTGTCCCATGGCTTCAAGATTCCGGCGGCATTGTGCTTTACCCACACTATATGGACCGGCTTGTTCCCGGCTGGTTTGACAAACGCTTGACGAAGCGGCGTCCCAATGCAAGGTACCTGGATCAGGTGCTTGTGGTGGTACCTTCCCGTTCTTTTGTGGCATCTCTGCCGTATGGGCGCATTCCGGACCGAAAAGATTTTTGGATTTTTGCCGGGCAGGATTCCCAGCGCCTACGTTTTTGGGATACAGTGATGACAAAATCGCGTCTCCTGGGGGAAGAGTTCATGGAGCTGGTGCTTTCGGGCAGAATTCGAGACCGTGTCCGTTCCGTGGACGCCTTGGGCAACTCGTCGTCATAAGCCTCGACTCTGCGGGCCAAGGAGCGCCTTTATGGTTCGACACGCCGAAACCCGTGATTTGGAAAGGGTGGCCGAAATCGAACGTCTCTCCTTTCCCAACCCCTGGACACCCTATTATCTGGAAAACGCCCTCAAAGATTTTTTCCTGGTCTACGACGACGGTCATCAGGTGCAAGGGTACTTGGCGGCCACATGTCGGGACGAGGACCACAAAGCCGTCATTCTCAAAGTGGCTGTGCATCCGGAAGCTCGAGGTCAAGGGATCGCCTCCAAACTCGTCCAAGGCGCGTTGGATGCCTTTCATCGGCGGGGTATCAAGAACGTGGAACTGGACGTGAAGATCATCTCTGCAGGCGCTGTGCACCTATACGAAAAATTCGGCTTTCGCGTTCAACGCATGGTCACCATCGATGTGGACGACACCAGCTTTCTGGTGATGAAAAAAGAGATTTAGGGAGAACCAGGGCTGCATACTCGAGTTCTTTGCAGGGCCTGAAGAATTCTTTCAAAACTAAAAGGCTTTTCAATAAAGTCTGCCGCCCCTTTGGCCAGCAACTCTTCGCGCTTTTCAGGATCTAGATATCCAGTGGCAACAATAACGGGAAGCTTTGGGTATCGCTTCAGAATTTCAGAAAGGCATCGAGCGCCGCCCATGCCCGGCATGTTGAGATCCAAGATGACGCTATCCGGCCTGGGCGCCATCGTGGCCAAAAGATCCAAAGCGGATTCACCGTCTGGCGCTGTGGTCACTTGCAATCCGTAACTTTCCAAAAGGTTCTGGCCGATTTCCAAAAGATGAGGCTCATCGTCCACCAATAAGACACGCAACCCTTTCAGATCTACCTGAGCTGCCACTTGCCGATCCGGGGCCGTCTCCCTTGCAGGCGCTTGAGAGACGGGAAAATAGATGTGAAACCGTGTGCCCTTCCCGGGCTCGCTCTCACACGTGATGCCTCCTCCAAAGCGCTTGATGACACTATAGACAATAGCAAGCCCCAGCCCTGTGCCCTTGTCGGGGGTTTTGGTGGTGAAGAAGGGTTCATAAATACGGTCTTGAATCTCCCGAGGAATTCCCGCCCCGGTGTCGGAGATGCTTAACCGTACCGTGGCTCCTGTACGAAACATGCCCAGTTTTTGAGCCAAAATCTCGTCGACCGTTGCCGGGGCGGTTGCAATGGTGATGGTGCCGCCGTCGGGCATGGCGTCTCGAGCGTTCATGACAAGATTCATGACCACCTGTTCCAACTGATTGGGATCGGCGGCAATTCTTCCCAGATGACTTTCAAGATGCAGATCCAATCGGTACATCTTTGGAAGAACCCGTTCCAGCATTTCACAAACACGCACCACAGCGGCATTGATGTCCACGGAAGCTACTTTTTCGTCGGTTTTTCGTCCGTAAATAAGAAGCTGCCGTGTGAGGTTGGCTCCCCGATTCACGGTCTCAAAAAGTTTGTTCAACAGAGGCCGATCGGGATGGTCGGCTTCCATGCGTCTGACAAGCATTTGTAAATAGCCGTGAATCATCTGCAAGATGTTGTTAAAGTCGTGAGCGATTCCACCGGCCAGAGTGCCGATGGCTTCCAGTTTCTGAAGTTGCACCAGTTCCTGTTCCATCTGTCTCTTGTCCGTCACATCCCGAGCGATGCACAGAAGGGCGGGACGCTGTTGCCATTCCATGGGAACCACGTTCATGTCCACCCAAACCGTGCGTCCCGACCGATGGTCGAGGCGCAAAGTTCTCA harbors:
- a CDS encoding GNAT family N-acetyltransferase, encoding MVRHAETRDLERVAEIERLSFPNPWTPYYLENALKDFFLVYDDGHQVQGYLAATCRDEDHKAVILKVAVHPEARGQGIASKLVQGALDAFHRRGIKNVELDVKIISAGAVHLYEKFGFRVQRMVTIDVDDTSFLVMKKEI
- a CDS encoding response regulator, whose amino-acid sequence is MANEKSFGAPWALEKPPPLPTPVNREMLKKGFEEEMRALLRVRVNVILIMGGTLVPLFGVLDALLFPSLFEKFIVYRLGAGISCWVLYLFNRQQRWRLPSFALATLAFYAIGLVIISMIVDTGGTRTPYYAGLNLVFLSYCVVLPVPVKTLAIHTVLLYACYVGGALGFDPSPAYSTFFAHNLFILGTLSIILIAAHIDHTHRWRDFVLRHELAETRAKLEQYSKRLESSVEESEAKYRHLVENANDAIFICQEGRIRFPNPRTQTLLGRPLADIEESLLLEYVALEDQDALMEFFEALERNPQALPPLRTLRLDHRSGRTVWVDMNVVPMEWQQRPALLCIARDVTDKRQMEQELVQLQKLEAIGTLAGGIAHDFNNILQMIHGYLQMLVRRMEADHPDRPLLNKLFETVNRGANLTRQLLIYGRKTDEKVASVDINAAVVRVCEMLERVLPKMYRLDLHLESHLGRIAADPNQLEQVVMNLVMNARDAMPDGGTITIATAPATVDEILAQKLGMFRTGATVRLSISDTGAGIPREIQDRIYEPFFTTKTPDKGTGLGLAIVYSVIKRFGGGITCESEPGKGTRFHIYFPVSQAPARETAPDRQVAAQVDLKGLRVLLVDDEPHLLEIGQNLLESYGLQVTTAPDGESALDLLATMAPRPDSVILDLNMPGMGGARCLSEILKRYPKLPVIVATGYLDPEKREELLAKGAADFIEKPFSFERILQALQRTRVCSPGSP
- a CDS encoding helical backbone metal receptor, which produces MRVVSLAPTATETIAFLGALNLLTGVTEDCDFPEQVRRLPTYGSWASPDLYALSRDRPDLVCTFGGHQKEMALWLQDRGLSVFHSDPPTVEASLTAMMALAKCLQKPKDGARLLEHLRARLRVVDHQTSLLPKTLRPKILRIMQWHPLITVGPGAFQYDVIQRAGGIPFLEDGAAAYEKVSPEQVVAWNPDIIFFCEPSIKTLLKHDPLWQFCSAIRRGSVFVFPCALTCRAGPRIVDMTEQLAHIVALWFRKHKENI